In Shinella sp. XGS7, a single genomic region encodes these proteins:
- the metG gene encoding methionine--tRNA ligase: MTRKLFVTTALPYANANFHIGHIMEYTQADIWVRFQRMMGQDVHFVCADDAHGAPIMIAAEKAGKTPQQFVADIAAGRKQYLDGFHISFDNWHSTDGAENHELSQTIYKALRANELISVKTIEQFFDPQKSMFLPDRFIKGECPKCGAKDQYGDSCEVCGAVYTPTELKNPFSVLTGATPVMKSSEHYFFKLSDPRCVEFLEQWTQTPGRLQPEVLNKIKEWFTKDEEGNGGLGDWDISRDAPYFGIEIPDAPGKYFYVWLDAPIGYLASLKNYFAKTGRDFDGFMADPSVEQVHFIGKDITYFHTLFWPAMLHFSGRRTPNHVFVHGFLTVNGGEKMSKSRGTGLDPLKYLNLGMNAEWLRYYLAAKLNSKVEDLDFNPEDFVARVNSDLVGKYINIASRAAGFLAKRFEGRLSADVGVEGSTLLDGLRAQAGAIAELYETREFGKALREIMLLADRVNEYVDQNKPWELAKLEGKDQVLQDVCSVCIEAFRLLSIYLKPVLPALVARVESFLKVEPLQFADAQRTLGAHQIGAYEHLMQRVDPKLLEALFEPPAAPKVLPGGEDLAPEIKIDDFTKVDLRIAKILKAEPVEGSDKLLRLTLDVGEGKTRNVFSGIKSAYKPEDLEGKLTVMVANLAPRKMKFGLSEGMVLAASHADEKAHPGIFVLEPFPGAQPGMRVR, translated from the coding sequence ATGACCCGCAAGCTCTTCGTCACCACCGCCCTGCCCTACGCGAACGCCAATTTCCATATTGGCCACATCATGGAGTACACCCAGGCCGATATCTGGGTGCGCTTCCAGCGCATGATGGGCCAGGATGTGCACTTCGTCTGCGCGGACGATGCCCACGGCGCGCCGATCATGATTGCCGCCGAGAAGGCCGGCAAGACGCCGCAGCAGTTCGTGGCCGACATCGCGGCGGGCCGCAAGCAGTACCTGGACGGCTTCCACATCAGCTTTGACAACTGGCACTCCACCGATGGCGCCGAGAACCACGAGCTCTCGCAGACCATCTACAAGGCCCTGCGCGCCAATGAGCTGATCTCGGTGAAGACCATCGAGCAGTTCTTCGATCCGCAGAAGTCCATGTTCCTGCCGGACCGCTTCATCAAGGGCGAGTGCCCCAAGTGCGGCGCCAAGGACCAGTACGGCGATAGCTGCGAAGTCTGCGGCGCGGTCTACACGCCCACCGAGCTGAAGAACCCCTTCTCGGTGCTGACCGGCGCCACGCCGGTGATGAAGAGCTCGGAGCACTACTTCTTCAAGCTCAGCGACCCGCGCTGCGTCGAGTTCCTGGAGCAGTGGACCCAGACCCCGGGCCGCCTGCAGCCCGAGGTGCTGAACAAGATCAAGGAATGGTTCACCAAGGACGAGGAAGGCAATGGCGGCCTGGGCGACTGGGACATCAGCCGCGACGCGCCCTACTTCGGCATCGAGATCCCCGACGCGCCGGGCAAGTACTTCTACGTCTGGCTGGACGCGCCCATCGGCTACCTGGCTTCGCTGAAGAACTACTTCGCCAAGACCGGCCGCGACTTTGATGGCTTCATGGCCGACCCGTCCGTGGAGCAGGTGCATTTCATCGGCAAGGACATCACCTACTTCCACACCCTGTTCTGGCCGGCCATGCTGCATTTCAGCGGCCGCCGCACGCCCAACCACGTGTTCGTGCACGGCTTCCTCACTGTCAACGGCGGCGAGAAGATGAGCAAGAGCCGCGGCACCGGCCTGGACCCGCTCAAGTACCTGAACCTGGGCATGAACGCCGAGTGGCTGCGCTACTACCTGGCCGCCAAGCTCAACAGCAAGGTCGAGGACCTGGACTTCAACCCCGAGGACTTCGTCGCCCGCGTCAACAGCGATCTGGTGGGCAAGTACATCAACATCGCCTCGCGCGCCGCCGGCTTCCTGGCCAAGCGCTTCGAGGGCCGGCTCTCGGCCGATGTGGGCGTGGAAGGCAGCACCCTGCTCGACGGCCTGCGCGCACAGGCCGGCGCCATCGCCGAGCTCTACGAGACCCGCGAGTTCGGCAAGGCCCTGCGCGAGATCATGCTGCTGGCCGACCGCGTCAACGAGTATGTGGACCAGAACAAGCCCTGGGAGCTGGCCAAGCTCGAGGGCAAGGACCAGGTGCTGCAGGATGTGTGCTCGGTCTGCATCGAGGCTTTCCGCCTGCTGTCCATCTACCTCAAGCCGGTGCTGCCGGCCCTGGTGGCGCGCGTAGAAAGCTTCCTCAAGGTGGAACCCCTGCAGTTCGCCGACGCGCAGCGCACCCTGGGTGCCCACCAGATCGGCGCCTACGAGCACCTGATGCAGCGCGTGGACCCCAAGCTGCTGGAAGCCCTGTTCGAGCCGCCCGCCGCGCCCAAGGTCCTGCCTGGTGGTGAAGACCTGGCCCCCGAGATCAAGATCGACGACTTCACCAAGGTGGATCTGCGCATCGCCAAGATCCTCAAGGCCGAGCCTGTCGAGGGTTCCGACAAGCTGCTGCGCCTGACCCTGGACGTGGGCGAGGGCAAGACCCGCAATGTCTTCAGCGGCATCAAGAGCGCCTACAAGCCCGAGGATCTGGAAGGCAAGCTCACGGTGATGGTGGCCAATCTGGCACCGCGCAAGATGAAGTTCGGTCTCAGCGAAGGCATGGTGCTGGCCGCCAGCCATGCCGACGAGAAGGCCCACCCCGGCATCTTCGTGCTGGAGCCCTTCCCCGGCGCCCAGCCCGGCATGCGGGTGCGCTGA
- a CDS encoding NAD(P)H-dependent oxidoreductase gives MADILLLCAHPDLAQSHISQQLLQAARAASHGPGHLQTRDLYALYPDYHIDVEAEQQALAQARLLIWLHPLHWYGMPALLKLWVDEVLGFGWAYGPGGQALQGKDLWLLSSTGGSAASYTPAGHNEHSLDAFLLPQAQTARLCGMRWLPPWVLHGAHRASEAEVQQHVRGFIERLRSYPAWCPPAPRGDTPEVPLDARPPLFSPVGSL, from the coding sequence ATGGCCGACATCCTCCTCCTGTGTGCCCACCCCGATCTGGCCCAGTCCCACATCAGTCAGCAACTGCTGCAGGCGGCCCGCGCCGCCTCCCACGGCCCCGGCCATCTGCAGACCCGCGACCTCTATGCCCTCTATCCCGACTACCACATCGATGTGGAGGCCGAGCAGCAGGCCCTGGCCCAGGCGCGCCTGCTGATCTGGCTGCACCCGCTGCACTGGTACGGCATGCCCGCCCTGCTCAAGCTCTGGGTGGACGAGGTGCTGGGCTTCGGCTGGGCCTATGGGCCCGGGGGTCAGGCCTTGCAGGGCAAGGACCTCTGGCTGCTGAGCTCCACCGGCGGCAGCGCCGCCTCCTACACACCCGCCGGCCATAACGAACACAGCCTGGACGCCTTCCTGCTGCCCCAGGCCCAGACGGCCCGCCTGTGCGGCATGCGCTGGCTGCCGCCCTGGGTGCTGCATGGCGCCCACCGCGCCAGCGAGGCCGAGGTGCAGCAGCATGTGCGCGGCTTCATCGAGCGCCTGCGCAGCTACCCCGCCTGGTGCCCGCCCGCCCCCCGTGGCGACACCCCCGAGGTGCCGCTGGATGCGCGCCCGCCCCTCTTCAGCCCCGTGGGGAGCTTGTGA
- a CDS encoding ScpA family protein produces the protein MSDPALLAPELPPESGEAAAVLPHTVDGVAVARLYGEPLFTLPQDLYIPPEALEVFLEAFQGPLDLLLYLIRRQNFNILDIPLADVTRQYLSYVEQIRSTNLELASEYLLMAAMLIEIKSRMLLPPKKTEDGSEPEDPRAELVRRLLEYEQIKLAAARLDALPVLGRDFLRAQIHIEQSLTPRFPDVEVDDLRQAWLDILKRANLKQHHKISREQLSVREHMSIVLRRLQGQRFALFEDLFEVDRGPQVLVVTFIAMLELARERLLEITQAEAFAPIYVRLAYAPS, from the coding sequence GTGAGCGATCCCGCCCTGCTGGCGCCCGAGCTGCCTCCCGAGTCCGGTGAGGCGGCTGCCGTGCTGCCGCACACCGTGGACGGCGTGGCCGTGGCCCGCCTCTACGGCGAGCCGCTCTTCACCCTGCCCCAGGACCTCTACATCCCGCCCGAGGCGCTGGAGGTGTTTCTGGAGGCCTTCCAGGGCCCGCTGGACCTGCTGCTCTATCTGATCCGGCGGCAGAACTTCAACATCCTGGACATCCCGCTGGCGGACGTGACCCGCCAGTACCTCAGCTATGTGGAGCAGATCCGCTCCACCAATCTCGAGCTGGCCAGCGAGTACCTGCTGATGGCGGCCATGCTGATCGAGATCAAGTCGCGCATGCTGCTGCCGCCCAAGAAGACCGAGGACGGCAGCGAGCCCGAGGATCCGCGCGCCGAGCTGGTGCGCCGCCTGCTGGAGTATGAGCAGATCAAGCTGGCCGCCGCGCGCCTGGATGCCCTGCCCGTGCTGGGCCGCGACTTTCTGCGGGCCCAGATCCATATCGAGCAGTCGCTCACGCCGCGCTTCCCCGATGTGGAGGTGGATGATCTGCGCCAGGCCTGGCTGGACATCCTCAAGCGCGCCAATCTCAAGCAGCACCACAAGATCAGCCGGGAACAACTCTCGGTGCGGGAGCACATGAGCATCGTGCTGCGCCGCCTGCAGGGCCAGCGCTTCGCGCTCTTCGAAGACCTGTTCGAGGTGGACCGCGGCCCCCAGGTCCTGGTGGTGACCTTCATCGCCATGCTGGAGCTGGCGCGCGAGCGCCTGCTCGAGATCACCCAGGCCGAGGCCTTCGCCCCCATCTACGTGCGCCTGGCCTACGCGCCCAGCTGA
- a CDS encoding SulP family inorganic anion transporter, with protein sequence MVPLHPFRPRLLDSLRDYSRRQFLADAGAGLTVGVVALPLPLALAFAIASGVKPEQGLATAIIAGFLISALGGSNVQIGGPAGAFIVIVYGIVQRYGLANLLIATMLAGMLLLALGALRLGALVRYIPVSIVIGFTNGIAVLIALSQLKDLLGLHIAQMPADFFGQLQALGAHLHQFNPLALLMGLACAALVLLWPRLPARLQPLPPTLVALVAAGLAAWGLQLPLETIGSRFGGIPAGLPDFAWPALEWQSVQRLVIPTLTIALLGAIESLLCARVADQMSEGLPRHDPNQELMAQGVANMVAPLFGGLPATGTIARTVTNVRAGAATPVAGMVHAATLLLIVLVAAPLASAVPLAALAGILLVVALRMGEWHEFARLRQFNAPYRTILLGTFVLTVVFDLTVAVEVGLVLACLFFIYRMSTLFRAEPLDDATGLPPGARVLKLYGSLFFGAVGKVEGLAEQLPADCRELLLDMQLLVSMDSSGLDALAQLQRALARQGRRLTLCGLNPQPASLIERGGLALALGEDGIHADLAAWRQARAGAAL encoded by the coding sequence ATGGTCCCGCTGCATCCCTTTCGTCCGCGCCTGCTCGACAGCCTGCGCGACTACTCCCGCCGCCAGTTTCTCGCTGACGCCGGCGCCGGCCTCACGGTGGGCGTCGTCGCCCTGCCCCTGCCCCTGGCCCTGGCCTTTGCCATCGCCTCGGGCGTCAAGCCCGAGCAGGGCCTGGCCACGGCCATCATTGCCGGCTTCCTGATCTCGGCCCTGGGCGGCTCGAATGTGCAGATCGGCGGGCCGGCCGGCGCCTTCATCGTCATCGTCTACGGCATCGTGCAGCGCTATGGCCTGGCCAATCTGCTGATCGCCACCATGCTGGCCGGCATGCTGCTGCTGGCCCTGGGCGCGCTGCGCCTGGGGGCCCTGGTGCGCTACATCCCGGTGTCCATCGTGATCGGCTTCACCAATGGCATCGCGGTGCTGATCGCCCTGTCCCAGCTCAAGGACCTGCTGGGCCTGCACATTGCGCAGATGCCGGCCGATTTCTTCGGCCAGCTGCAGGCCCTGGGCGCCCATCTGCACCAGTTCAACCCGCTGGCGTTGCTGATGGGCCTGGCCTGCGCGGCCCTGGTGCTGCTGTGGCCGCGCCTGCCGGCGCGCCTCCAGCCCCTGCCCCCCACCCTGGTGGCCCTGGTGGCCGCGGGTCTGGCGGCCTGGGGCCTGCAGCTGCCGCTGGAGACCATAGGCAGCCGCTTCGGTGGCATCCCAGCCGGCCTGCCGGACTTTGCCTGGCCGGCGCTGGAATGGCAGAGCGTGCAGCGCCTCGTCATCCCCACCCTCACCATCGCCCTGCTGGGCGCCATCGAGTCCCTGCTCTGCGCCCGCGTGGCCGACCAGATGAGCGAGGGCCTGCCGCGCCACGACCCCAACCAGGAGCTGATGGCCCAGGGCGTGGCCAATATGGTGGCGCCGCTGTTTGGCGGCCTTCCCGCCACCGGCACCATCGCCCGCACCGTGACCAATGTGCGGGCCGGCGCCGCCACGCCGGTGGCGGGCATGGTGCATGCTGCCACCTTGCTGCTCATCGTGCTGGTGGCCGCCCCCCTGGCCAGCGCCGTGCCCCTGGCAGCCCTGGCCGGCATCCTGCTGGTGGTGGCCCTGCGCATGGGCGAGTGGCATGAGTTCGCACGCCTGCGCCAGTTCAACGCGCCTTACCGCACCATCCTGCTGGGTACATTTGTGCTGACCGTGGTCTTCGACCTGACGGTGGCCGTGGAGGTGGGCCTGGTGCTGGCCTGCCTCTTCTTCATCTACCGCATGAGCACCCTGTTCCGCGCCGAGCCCCTGGACGACGCGACCGGGCTCCCGCCCGGCGCCCGAGTCCTGAAGCTCTATGGCTCGCTCTTCTTCGGCGCCGTGGGCAAGGTGGAGGGCCTGGCCGAGCAGCTGCCGGCCGACTGCCGCGAGCTGCTGCTGGACATGCAGCTGCTGGTGTCCATGGACAGCTCGGGGCTGGACGCCCTGGCCCAGCTGCAGCGCGCCCTGGCCCGCCAGGGCCGGCGGCTCACGCTCTGCGGCCTCAATCCCCAGCCCGCCAGCCTGATCGAGCGCGGCGGCCTGGCGCTCGCGCTGGGCGAGGACGGCATTCATGCCGATCTGGCCGCCTGGCGGCAGGCCCGAGCCGGTGCCGCCCTGTAA
- the minD gene encoding septum site-determining protein MinD, translated as MSKIVVVTSGKGGVGKTTTSASFATGLAMRGYKTCVIDFDVGLRNLDLVMGAERRVVYDLVNVIQGEAKLTQALIRDKRVETLYLLPASQTRDKDNLTPEGVEKVIAALKNAFDWVICDSPAGIERGATLAMRHADIAIVVTNPEVSSVRDSDRILGMLNSKTKRAIEGKEPVKEHLLITRYNPNRVEGGQMLSLEDIHEILRTQLIGVIPESETVLQASNQGLPAIHMKGSDVAEAYADVVARFLGEDKPMRFIEAVKPGFFKRLFGGK; from the coding sequence ATGAGCAAGATCGTTGTCGTGACTTCCGGCAAGGGCGGGGTGGGCAAGACCACCACCAGCGCCAGCTTCGCCACGGGCCTCGCGATGCGCGGCTACAAGACCTGCGTGATCGACTTCGACGTCGGCCTGCGCAATCTCGACCTCGTCATGGGTGCCGAGCGCCGGGTCGTCTACGACCTCGTCAACGTCATCCAGGGAGAAGCCAAGCTCACGCAGGCGCTGATCCGCGACAAGCGCGTCGAGACGCTCTACCTGCTGCCGGCCTCTCAGACCCGCGACAAGGACAATCTGACGCCGGAAGGTGTCGAAAAGGTCATCGCGGCCCTGAAGAACGCCTTCGACTGGGTGATCTGCGACAGCCCCGCCGGCATCGAGCGCGGCGCGACGCTTGCCATGCGCCATGCCGACATCGCCATCGTCGTCACCAACCCGGAAGTCTCCTCGGTGCGCGACTCTGACCGCATCCTGGGCATGCTCAACAGCAAGACCAAGCGCGCCATCGAAGGCAAGGAGCCCGTCAAGGAGCATCTGCTGATCACGCGCTACAACCCCAACCGCGTGGAAGGCGGCCAGATGCTCTCGCTGGAGGACATCCACGAGATCCTGCGCACCCAGCTGATCGGCGTGATCCCCGAGAGCGAGACCGTGCTGCAGGCCTCCAACCAGGGCCTGCCCGCCATCCACATGAAGGGCAGCGATGTGGCCGAGGCCTATGCCGATGTGGTGGCGCGCTTCCTGGGCGAGGACAAGCCCATGCGCTTCATCGAGGCGGTCAAGCCCGGTTTCTTCAAGCGCCTGTTCGGCGGCAAGTGA
- a CDS encoding MaoC family dehydratase has protein sequence MRSFERLEELIPLVGQEIGCSDWLLVDQARITRFAEATEDRQWIHLDAERAAAGPYGATIAHGFLTLSLLPAFFESGFAITQTRMGLNYGLNRVRFPAPVPAGSRLRGRFRLLAYEPLEGGAQLTVEVTVEREGGDKPVCVAESLTRRYR, from the coding sequence ATGCGAAGCTTTGAACGCCTGGAAGAGCTCATCCCCCTGGTGGGGCAGGAGATCGGCTGCAGCGACTGGCTGCTGGTGGACCAGGCGCGTATCACGCGCTTTGCCGAGGCCACCGAAGACCGGCAGTGGATCCATCTGGACGCCGAGCGCGCCGCGGCCGGCCCTTATGGCGCCACCATCGCCCACGGCTTTCTGACCCTGAGCCTGCTGCCGGCCTTCTTCGAGAGCGGCTTCGCCATCACCCAGACCCGCATGGGCCTGAACTACGGCCTGAACCGGGTGCGCTTTCCCGCCCCGGTGCCCGCGGGCAGCCGGCTGCGCGGGCGCTTTCGCCTGCTGGCCTATGAGCCGCTGGAGGGCGGGGCCCAGCTGACGGTGGAGGTGACGGTGGAGCGCGAGGGCGGCGACAAGCCGGTCTGCGTGGCCGAATCCCTGACGCGGCGCTATCGCTGA
- a CDS encoding ParA family protein — protein MPVIMVANPKGGVGKSTLATNIAGYLARQGHAVMLGDLDVQQSSRQWLAQRAPGLPPIQSWELSKAEGKTLAKPPKGVSHVVLDTPAGLHGKRLEAGVALADRLLIPLQPSLFDIQATYSFLQSLQDLRGQSGRGPALALVGMRAREGTLSSQQLQQFVQGLDVPVLGLLRDTQNYVQLAARGLTLWDVAPGRVERDLAQWQSLLAWLDA, from the coding sequence ATGCCCGTGATCATGGTCGCCAATCCCAAGGGCGGGGTCGGCAAGTCCACCCTGGCCACCAATATCGCCGGCTATCTGGCCCGCCAGGGCCACGCCGTGATGCTGGGCGACCTGGATGTGCAGCAGTCCTCGCGCCAGTGGCTGGCGCAGCGCGCGCCGGGCCTGCCGCCGATACAGAGCTGGGAGCTCAGCAAGGCCGAGGGCAAGACCCTGGCCAAGCCGCCCAAGGGCGTGAGTCATGTGGTGCTGGACACGCCGGCCGGCCTGCATGGCAAGCGCCTGGAGGCCGGCGTTGCCCTGGCCGACCGCCTGCTGATTCCCCTGCAACCCAGCCTGTTTGACATCCAGGCGACATACAGCTTTCTGCAGAGCCTGCAAGATCTGCGCGGTCAGAGCGGGCGCGGCCCGGCCCTGGCCTTGGTGGGCATGCGCGCCCGGGAGGGCACCTTGTCGTCGCAGCAGCTGCAGCAGTTCGTGCAGGGCCTGGACGTGCCGGTGCTGGGTCTGCTGCGCGACACCCAGAACTATGTGCAACTCGCGGCCCGCGGTCTGACGCTGTGGGACGTGGCCCCGGGGCGTGTCGAGCGCGATCTGGCGCAGTGGCAGTCCCTGCTGGCCTGGCTGGATGCTTAG
- the minE gene encoding cell division topological specificity factor MinE produces MGFLSFFLGEKKNTATVAKERLQLILAHERNGRSSSPDYLPQLQRELVAVISKYVSINPDDIKVHMEREGNLEVLEVKIELPEPGKA; encoded by the coding sequence ATGGGTTTCCTGTCCTTCTTCCTCGGCGAGAAAAAGAACACGGCCACGGTGGCCAAGGAGCGCCTGCAGCTGATCCTGGCGCATGAGCGCAATGGCCGCAGCTCCAGCCCCGACTACCTGCCGCAGCTGCAGCGCGAGCTGGTGGCCGTGATCTCCAAGTACGTGTCCATCAACCCGGACGACATCAAGGTCCATATGGAGCGCGAAGGCAACCTCGAGGTGCTCGAGGTCAAGATCGAGCTGCCGGAACCGGGCAAGGCCTGA
- the minC gene encoding septum site-determining protein MinC yields the protein MGAEGRTAGSGKAPARAQDHFELKSATLGLLVLELKTADLGLLGAELQQRLGDTPEVFDREPLLIDFSQLPQSTAAAADAAQAELGLGAEPALDLAALLSLLRGYRMQPVAVSGAGPELLARALALGLAEAPDVDPAPRAEPRVQEVVREVVREVVVERAVPVEVPAEAPRTLVIDKPLRSGQQVYAKGADLVVLALVSHGAEVIADGHIHVYAPLRGKAIAGARGNTEARIFAASLEAELIAIAGIYRTTENPLPDTVLGKPAQVRLEGEKLVMEPLKT from the coding sequence ATGGGAGCGGAGGGACGGACGGCGGGAAGCGGCAAGGCGCCCGCCCGTGCCCAGGACCATTTCGAGCTCAAGAGCGCCACGCTGGGCCTGCTGGTGCTGGAGCTCAAGACGGCCGACCTGGGCCTGCTCGGCGCCGAACTGCAGCAGCGCCTGGGGGACACGCCCGAGGTCTTTGACCGCGAACCCCTGCTGATCGATTTTTCCCAACTGCCGCAGAGCACGGCGGCCGCAGCGGACGCGGCCCAGGCCGAGCTGGGCCTGGGCGCCGAGCCGGCCCTGGACCTGGCGGCCCTGCTGAGCCTGCTGCGCGGCTACCGCATGCAGCCGGTGGCCGTGAGCGGCGCCGGCCCCGAGCTGCTGGCGCGCGCCCTGGCCCTGGGTCTGGCTGAAGCACCCGATGTGGACCCGGCCCCGCGCGCCGAGCCGCGCGTGCAGGAGGTGGTGCGCGAGGTTGTGCGCGAGGTGGTGGTGGAGCGTGCGGTGCCGGTGGAAGTGCCGGCCGAGGCGCCGCGCACCCTGGTGATCGACAAGCCCCTGCGTTCGGGCCAGCAGGTGTATGCCAAGGGCGCTGACCTGGTGGTGCTGGCCCTGGTGAGCCATGGCGCCGAGGTGATTGCCGATGGTCACATCCACGTCTACGCGCCGCTGCGTGGCAAGGCCATTGCCGGTGCGCGTGGCAACACCGAGGCCCGCATCTTTGCCGCCAGCCTGGAGGCCGAGCTGATCGCGATTGCCGGCATCTACCGCACCACCGAGAACCCGCTGCCCGACACCGTGCTGGGCAAGCCCGCCCAGGTGCGCCTGGAGGGCGAGAAGCTCGTCATGGAGCCGTTGAAAACATGA
- a CDS encoding response regulator transcription factor, with the protein MKVLLIDDHPLILSALQTVIEGLGDNVQVIGADSAAAARRTLKEQEDFDLVLLDLQLGDASGFDVLDEFRAAYPALPVVVISASDRASDVIRAIDQGAMGFVPKRSSTEMLSQALKLVMSGGIYVPPMSLGHEVPPEPVPTVGGNPRLQQIQQAASAPGFQTPGSLDGLSLTPRQTDVLALLLQGKPNKIIARELGVSVETIKDHVAAVLKALGVSSRTQAVLAVGQMLQRQPDAQFSTWRSPA; encoded by the coding sequence ATGAAAGTACTGCTCATTGATGATCACCCGCTGATCCTGTCGGCCCTGCAGACCGTCATCGAAGGCCTGGGCGACAACGTCCAGGTGATCGGTGCGGACAGTGCCGCCGCCGCGCGCCGCACCCTCAAGGAACAAGAGGATTTCGACCTGGTGCTGCTGGATCTGCAGCTGGGCGATGCCAGTGGCTTCGATGTGCTGGACGAGTTCCGCGCCGCTTACCCGGCCCTGCCCGTGGTGGTGATTTCGGCCTCGGACCGCGCCAGCGATGTGATCCGCGCCATCGACCAGGGCGCCATGGGTTTTGTGCCCAAGCGCAGCAGCACCGAGATGCTGTCCCAGGCGCTCAAGCTGGTGATGTCGGGCGGCATCTATGTGCCGCCCATGAGCCTGGGGCATGAGGTGCCGCCGGAGCCGGTGCCCACCGTGGGCGGCAATCCGCGCCTGCAGCAGATCCAGCAGGCGGCCAGCGCGCCGGGCTTCCAGACCCCGGGCAGCCTGGACGGCCTGTCCCTGACCCCGCGCCAGACCGATGTGCTGGCCCTGCTGCTGCAAGGCAAGCCCAACAAGATCATCGCCCGCGAGCTGGGCGTGTCGGTGGAGACCATCAAGGACCATGTGGCCGCGGTGCTCAAGGCCCTGGGCGTGAGCTCGCGCACCCAGGCCGTGCTGGCCGTGGGCCAGATGCTGCAGCGCCAGCCGGACGCGCAGTTCTCCACCTGGCGCTCGCCGGCCTGA
- a CDS encoding VF530 family DNA-binding protein, translated as MSEASTQPKDPLQGKTLEMIVTELADYFGWQELGQRIAIRCFQSDPSVASSLKFLRKTPWARAKVESLYLFMLREQARRGGPRRLNRLDSL; from the coding sequence ATGAGTGAAGCGTCCACCCAGCCCAAGGATCCGCTGCAGGGCAAGACCCTGGAGATGATCGTCACCGAGCTGGCCGACTATTTCGGCTGGCAGGAGCTGGGGCAGCGCATCGCGATCCGCTGCTTTCAGAGCGATCCCAGCGTGGCCTCCAGCCTCAAGTTTCTGCGCAAGACGCCCTGGGCGCGCGCCAAGGTGGAGAGCCTCTACCTCTTCATGCTGCGGGAGCAGGCACGCCGCGGCGGGCCGCGGCGGCTGAATCGGCTGGATAGCCTGTAG
- a CDS encoding DUF3460 family protein: MPLFWKPYKSDVTNFIDELKAKKPTLEAEQRAGRALLWDKPVDRQNQADFRAARVAQQAYVYQTKSD; this comes from the coding sequence ATGCCTTTGTTCTGGAAGCCCTACAAGTCCGACGTCACGAACTTCATCGATGAGCTGAAGGCCAAGAAGCCCACGCTGGAAGCCGAGCAGCGCGCCGGCCGCGCCCTGCTGTGGGACAAGCCGGTGGACCGCCAGAACCAGGCCGACTTCCGCGCCGCCCGCGTGGCCCAGCAGGCCTACGTCTACCAGACCAAGAGCGACTAA
- a CDS encoding 1-acyl-sn-glycerol-3-phosphate acyltransferase, with translation MHRTIFTTPGVNTLLRAFSRGFLKLRGWKLDGALPPGQPKCVLIAAPHTSNWDLPYTLMVAFALRLNIYWMGKQQIFRWPFGAVMRWLGGIAVNREQSSNLVAASAAALVAADGPVQLIVPPEGTRSKTRYWKTGFYWIAHTAQVPIVMAYMDYERKLSGLGPVFRPTGDVEADMREIKTFYAQFKGKNWRQFDHE, from the coding sequence ATGCATCGCACCATCTTCACGACGCCCGGCGTCAACACCCTGCTGCGCGCCTTCTCGCGCGGCTTTCTCAAACTCCGCGGCTGGAAGCTCGACGGCGCCCTGCCGCCGGGCCAGCCCAAATGCGTGCTGATTGCCGCGCCCCACACCAGCAACTGGGATCTGCCCTACACGCTGATGGTGGCCTTCGCCCTGCGCCTGAACATCTACTGGATGGGCAAGCAGCAGATCTTCCGCTGGCCCTTCGGTGCGGTGATGCGCTGGCTGGGTGGCATCGCGGTCAACCGCGAGCAATCGAGCAATCTGGTGGCAGCCTCGGCCGCGGCCCTGGTGGCGGCGGACGGCCCGGTGCAGCTGATCGTGCCGCCCGAGGGCACACGCAGCAAGACGCGCTACTGGAAGACCGGCTTCTACTGGATCGCCCACACGGCCCAGGTGCCCATCGTGATGGCCTATATGGACTACGAGCGCAAGCTCAGCGGTCTGGGCCCGGTGTTCAGGCCCACCGGCGATGTGGAAGCCGATATGCGCGAGATCAAGACCTTCTACGCCCAGTTCAAGGGCAAGAACTGGCGCCAGTTCGACCATGAGTGA